The sequence TCAGATTTAAGAAGGATCCATATGCTTTGGCAATCAGACTTAGATGACAAGGTTAACATTCTGTTTAAAATGGATAATATACAGTGTCATCACACAGAAACCACCACATTTAAGTGTTAGatgatttgcttatttttatttgactACATAGGTCTGCTtctcttttttccatttatcatgACCAACAGTGACCTTTAATCAGAGTGATAACTATCATTCTGACCAAAGTTAAATATATGAGCAAATTATCTTGCTGTTGAGACATTGGCACACAATACTTATTTAATGCATTTATAATATCCTGCAAAATTACATTCTTCTATTAGGAAAGCAAATCTAACAAACATTATGACATCTCTTACCTCAAAATCAACATCTCCACAACAGCTGCACACAACACATGGACCACTTATTTTTAGTACAtcctctcttttctcattttgaattgtaaacTTTGGTAGACATGGGTGCCAGGTCTGAATAACATAACCTACTGGTACACCAGGAGGAGCTTGGATTTCTATCTACAAggcaaaataatatatgtaaatgtaataaTCGTAATGCCTATGTTTGATGAAAGGTTCAATGACAGGGTAGAAATTCTTGCTGAACTACTTTACAAAATGCCCTGGTAATTGCTCACTGACCTCCTGAAGGCAGCAGGGACAACAGCAGCTGTTACATCTTAGTGGTCTCTCCAGAGTTATGACTTCTCGACCCATATTATCAATAATCCTCAGGGTAAAAGGTCTAGATGGCCCACAGCAATTTCGGGTACAGCAATCAGTATCTTCTGCTGCAAAGTAAACCCTCTGTCCAAAGCTGTTCTTAATTTCATATTTGTTATTAGTTTCAAAACCTgttaaaactaaaaacataaaagacgAAATCATAATCACCTCtatgttaaaaatattgaatttatCCAAAGATGATATAATATCTAGCTATGCCAGTTTTAGATGATACTCCAAGTGGCataaggagaaggagaagacatGATGTTCATAGATGATCCAGGCAGAGAAAAATGGccaaaaaaaggaggaggagagattACCAATGTATAGAGAAATTAAGTCCTTATGTGAGACACAGGAAACAAGTTATATTTTCCTAATTCCATAAATGTCTGTCAGAAGAGAGACTTTTCTGCTGAGGGTTGGGACAATGCTGtgggtgggcacagtggtgcTAGGTGCATAGATAAAATGTCCACTAATGCATGATAGTTTTTGTGTAATGTGGAGGGGAATATAAGAGGATTGCTGTTTATGTGCtatgaaattttatattaaatcaaTCGGTTTGAGACTGTCTCATAAACCATACTTATGTCTTATTTTTTGCAATGCTTTTGAAAGAAGGCAATGTACGTGCATAAAAACCGAGGGAGTGAAAAATGAAAGGTGAATCAGAATGTCACAGTGGACCCAGGGCATCCTTATTCAACTCAGCAGTAGTTGTTCAGAAGTGGGAGGTGGGTATTAGACAAAGGGTGTTTGGCAACCAAcacttcatctcacagaatatCTAGACCATGGGAATCTGCACCTTAGCTGGGCTAATCTCTTCATGAGCGAAACAGATGGCTGCAAAATGCTGACGCTCACATGCTCTTGTATCAAGGGCTTTCCGTATCTAACTACACACTGGAAAGAAACCTCTCCGTATTTAAAGCCAGAAAGGAGCAATAACTGTTCCACTTGTACATAGCCCTCAGTAACTGGGGTCATGGATGTCAGAAGCCTGACTACAATAATGagtgattaaaataaatatatggagGAAAAGTCACTCTACAATGCCTATGTGGAAAGACTCTGAGTCAGAGAAAGATGGCCTTCACAAGTCTTAGCACTATGAATGCCTTTAAGAGTCCTTGGTGGGACACAGACAGACCCTGTACTCTGCATTTATAAGAACCACTTCTGATATCAACATTTGAAATAGTCAAATgtttaatgagaaaaaagttaAGCTGATTTTGAGAGGGCATTTATTATCTAATTAATTGTTTCATTAAGTAGCTTAATCTCAAAAATCTCCAGCTTATTTGTAAAACAACATTGCTTTACATAACCTTTAagtttcttttcatttacttaaaaatacaaattgtttATGTCTTTATTGTCTTCTGTGTTTTGAACTGAGAAAAAAAGTAAGTGCCTATTTTATGCTCAGATTCTAAAAAACTGAGTAATCTTCGTCTTTTTTATATCACTCACGAAAAAATAACATAGACTTtcaattttggagaaaaagaaacaaaaaaaccttgagacatttcttttttgaaaaataagcatAATTAAAACTATTAGATTTGGAACTTTCTATTTCATAATTAACACATTATTTAACAATATCTATAAAGCCCATAAACCTACAAAAAAAGATCAATAGTGTGCTGTGTAATGTTTGGTTATATGTCTGTTTGGATTTTATAGCCttattaatatatactataaaacataaaaaattcagaatacaAAGCTGTCTTCCAGAGAAAGCTTTGTTTacatacactaaaaaaaaaaatcaagtaaattaTAAATATCTAATATTGTGCTTTATAAATAACTTCAATGTAATAGATGACAACTGTATATTTTAGCCAAATCCATTATTTTGCTTATACAATCCATGTTCTAATTTTTACCAGTGGAAAGAAACTTTGGAGACAGGTGAAAACGAATTTAACAGACATATTCCTAAAAACTGGCAGTTTTTTTACTAAACCTTTTATATCTAGAAGGAAAACACTATGGTTCATAAATCTACCCGGGGTCTTCTTCCCCTGGCAGTCATTATAAAACATTACTGGCTTCCTAAGTTTATTCCTGCACCTAAGGAGCCCTGGACCCAAGGAAATGCCAGGCCATTCAGCAGGAGCAGGAGTGCTCTTCTACGAAGCCAAGCCTGCAGGCTAGTTGGTCAGCATCCTCCAACACTGCAGTGTCCTGCATCCGACCTGGTATACAAAAGTTTTATAGCATTCATCTTAACTCCCAAGAGAAACTGTGGGCACAAATGATAATTTTCCCAAACTTCCTCATCCGAATAAAAAAGATAACTTTCTTTAGAATGTGGCTCTGTGCCATTCTTAAGCTGATCACAATTACGGAGAAAATAGCTTAAGTGGCAGAAGTCAGAAAAAAAGTGATGTATGAAGACAGGAGCAAAATAAgggttttgattatttttcttctaacttAGTGTCAATATCCTGAGGGCAGGTGCCCAACATAATAGCATTTTACCTTTTGATTCCTAAATTTTAGAAACGGATTGCTGATGTTTATTACTGTAAATAACCGGCTTAACTGTCCCATATAAGTGAGAGTGTTATATTTGTGGAGGTTTATGTGCCTTTACCTGCATAAACTTCTACTCTGTATAGAAACAGGATTAAAACAATGAATACATACCTTCCAGAAGTTCAATCTGCTGATGAATCAGTATCTGATCTATctgtcacaggaaaaaaaaaaatgagtggtaAGTATATGTCAAATGAAGGTTTTTATAAGCTAACCAAAttaaaattcatgtatttatattttttaaagtacatgtaATCAGTTATCAATATTTAATAGCTTATATTACTTTTTAGTATAAAActgaagttaatatttttaattaataaaagatTTATTGTGTTCATTATTAATGTGGAAAAATTCAGGTCAAATATAATTGATTTACACTGGAGTATCTTTAACAATTAGTAAattgaggtggctcatgcctgtaatcccagcattttgggaggccaaagtgggcagatcacgaggtcaggagatcgagaccatcctggctgacatggtgaaaccctgtctctattaaaaatacaaaaaatgagctgggtgtggtggcaggcgtctgtagtcccagctacatgggaggctcaagcaggagaatcacttgaacccaggaggcagaggttgcagcgagccgagattgtgctattgcactccagcctgggcaacaagagcgagacttcgtctcaataaataaataaatacatacatacatacatacatacatacatagatataaaTGGCCAGTAagtttatgaaaaaatgctcaacatcactaatcaccagagaaatgaaatccaaaccacaatgagatattatctttgtccagttaaaatgactattatcaaaaagacaaaaaaataacaaataatggtAAAAATGTGGAGAAGGGGAAAtctgttggtgggaaagtaaatcaGAGcagccattatggagaacagtgaagaggttcctcaaaaactaaaattacagccaccatatgattcagcaatcccactactgttttttttaaaaaggtattttttcaaatttttcgaAATTTTcagaacaaaaattttaaaggacagaaaatcaatatgtcaaagaggtatctgcaatCTCATGCTTATTGCAGCATTAACAGTCAacatatagaatcaacctaagtgttcaatagataaatgaataaagaaaaattcattcttgatacacacaatggaataaaactcagccataaaaatgaatgaaatcctatcactggcagcaacatggatgagcctaagggacatattattattattattactattatttatttatttatttttttgagacggagtctcgctctgtcgcctgggctggagtacagcggccggatctcagcttactgcaagctccgcctcccgggttcccgggttcacgccattctcctgcctcagcctcccgagtagctgggactgcaggcgcccgccaccacgcctggctagtttttttgtactttttagtagagatggggtttcacccggttagccaggatggtctcgatctactgacctcgtgatccgcccatcctggcctcccaaagtgctgggattacaggcttgagccaccgcgaccggccagggacatattatgttaagtgaaataagccaggcacggaaagaaaaatactgaatgttctcacacataagtggaagcttaaaaaaattgatttcttagaagtagagagtagaggctgggcacggtggttcacgcctgtaatcccagcattttgggaggccaaggcaggcggatcacaaggtcagcagttcgagaccagcctgaccaatatggtgagactccgtctctactaaaaatacaaaaacgagctgggtgtggtggggcgcGCTTGTagcccaggtacttgggaggctgaggcaggagaatcgcttgaacctgggaggcggagcttgcagtgagctgagatggcaccactgcactccagcctgggcaacagggcaagactccatccaaacaacaaaaaaaagtagataGTAGAATACTGGTTACTAGAAACTGTGAAGGGTAGAGAGGAGAGTTATAAAGACAAGTtggttaatgaatacaaaattacatttagataggaggaataaattctagtgttccACAGCTATGTAGgttgactataattaacaatttattgtatattttcgaGAGGATCTGGAATGTTTTCGACactaagaaatgataaatattgaaAGTGATAAGTATGCTAACTATCCTTATTTTTCATTACACATAGTACATGGGCATTAAAATGCCACACTGTACTCtataaatatgcacaattattatgtgtcaaaaacaatttgaaaagtaGAAAACAGTCTTCCTTCTTGAGGAGGCTCAAGAAATATTGATAACTTCTTTAGCCATCAAAGAGATTTTTTTACAAGTTTCAAATTTGTATTAAGCATACTTAATATCAGCCTTTGTCATATGTGATAACAtcctttatgtattttatgagaccctgatttttaaaatatctatttctgTGTATTTCTTGCATAATACAATAATGACCCAAAATtcctatgattgtgccacttaaGTGCATTGTGGGAAATTAAGTTACTAAAGATAGTGCAAGAAAGAAGTGATTTATGAAATGAAAACTGGCTGGACACACGGAGTTTCTTGTTTCTATTTGATCTACCTGATTTTTAACACCAAATAAATGTTAAACCTCTTATTGCTGAGATTAATTATAATTCAGTGCAACAAAATCCAGGACTTTTTACTCCTTTATTAATGGCATTTATAAAATTGGGTCTTCCAAAGAACAAAAGCAGCATCATAAAAATGCAGTTGTATTAGTTACAATAAAAAGGTGAGTTGTATTACACATAAAATATTAACCCCTTGTTTGGTGCCACTTATTGAAACtcaaaaataaacttaatttaaattttatttcaaattataaagCAATTATTCAGTATTGAGATTAAAGAGCACTTTGCTCAGTACCAAAGTTTGGGGATTAAAAAAACAGTCTCAACTCTTTAGGTTCTCACCCCAGAGGGAGCTATATaacttctctggacctcagtttcttcttttgaaaaatggagATAACTGTAGCACCTATACATCATAGACTTtctataaggattaaatgagttaatacatgtatcAGGCATACAACAAAGACAGGAAAACAGTGTtaattaaatgtttgttattgGCCATTATCATAGATTGTATTTAAGATCACAGAAAGTACAATTTTCTAAGGCATTTGTGTTTTGCTTTAAAACTGAACCTGACCTAAAAGAATGAGAGTAATCTCTTAGCAGAATATATAGTTTTGCCATTTCAGACTTTGGTGAATTATTCATTTGTTAATCTGGTTAAGCAAGCTGGAAGCACAGTTCTGTTTTTTATGAGTATTTTGTGTCTTTGAAATTACCTGACTTAAATATTCTAATCCAGGTGGACAGTTTAATGGAGGCGGTGGTGCTGGCATCCATGGTATCCCTGCAGCTCCACCTGGCTGATTATATACTGGCTGATTATACATTGGCTGATTTGGGACAGGAAAGCCAGCTGGGCCAGGACCTGAATGGCCAGCTGGTGGGGGTGGGTAGCCAACCTGGGGCCCAGGGTAGCCATTATATCCTGGAGGTCCTGAAATACAAACAAGTGAAATGATTTATAACTGCACCAAAGATGGAATCATCAACCATTTTAGGGTTACGCCATATATCTATAAGTTGACATTTCAGCATAGAAATCTGTATCTGTGATGTTTAAGATATGCTTTTATCTTTCTGAGATTTTTCAATGAAATATCTGTGGTTGCATATCCACTTCTGTTTTGAGGATAGCAGGCAGTGAATAGCCTTACCCTTACCATTCAAAACTCAGATGGAAAATATGCTTTAATATctgagaaaatgaaagtaaataacCATGATCTACAGTCACCTACATAAAGATTCTGGCAAGCCTCAAGGGAAACAGACATGGCATTGGTAGAAGGCCCAAAATAATGGCTTTGAGTCAGCATTTCTAGGGCCAAAGTACCTTGTGAAAAATGATAATTCTGAAATTCTAGCAAATGACTTATAATGTATGTATAGAACTGGGGGTAGTTTTGCCCCCTCTCTGCCAGGGATATTTGACAAGATTTGCAGACTCTTTTTGGTCACAACTGGAGGGGAAGATAATACTGCATCTGGTGGGTGGCGGCCAGGGCTACTGCTACACATCTTCAAAGACCCAGAACAGCTCCCTAACAATGAAGAATTGTCCAGCCCAAAATATTATAGTGCCACTGTTGAAGGTGAAAGCATGTCATTTCTTTCAGTACATTCCAGATACCTGCTTGAGTTAATCCTTTGCATTATGTTTTAATCCATAATGTATTGCTTTCCTAAGTCCTtcttcattaaaagaaaatttcattgtaATATTTAggttagaaatttaaatttcacaatTTAACATCCTTTGGTCTCTGGAAAATATAATTTGAGAAATAAGGATGGGAAAAAATTGTAAGAGGCAGAGTAGAGGCAGAAATTTAATAAGAGTAAGTGTACTTCATATTCTCTATGAATATGTGATTACAATGAAGATTTATATGCCTGTTTGGATGGTCCACAAAATTCCATAGCAGTGGAATATAATTTCAAAGGACTGTGTTTCtcaatattttaacattaaagCCTATGCAAAATGCAATACTTAGAATAGGAAATGTATACATTCTTTTAAATGGAACATTTATGACAAAATtcatttgcctttaaaaaataaggCTTAGATAAACAGATTAAACCTCACAATAATGcatcataaataaagtttttataatttattccttTATGATGAATGAATATTTACAAATGATCCATAATGTGACTGGCTGTGTTGTAGAATATGAGGACACAAATCTCAAGGAGGCATCCTGCTGTCAGAGAGCTTACAGTCAACTtctgagagaaagaaaacacatttagaacaaaaaaaattcatatgaatGTGATGGAGAAGAATGTATGTCAGGGAGGGCAGGGCATGAGGCAGTTACTTTAGGTAAATATAATTTCCATCAAAGTCTAAAAGATGAGAAAAGCTTTATATGAAGATCTAGTGAGAAATGCTTcaggaggaaagaaaggcaaataGAATACCTCTGACTTTGTAATGAATCTGACATGCTGTTAGCAAAGCAATAGGAAGCTGTTCATCAAAGGAGGCCTTAGTAAGGAGTCTGGATTTGGTTCCAATTATGATTGGCAAGTACTGGAGGATTCTGAGCAGAAGAATGAGTTCCATGGTCTTATTTATATCTTACAAAATTTTCAGGAGTAGAAAAGTATTAGAATTTACAATGGAAGACACAGATGCAATCCCTGTCCATCATTGTTTAATGAGAGAGACAACTTTAAATCCCCACTTATTCTAGGGAGCTATAATACCAGagtaattaattgattaattagaATAAGAGATAAATGCTTTCAAGTAAGAGACCACGGTTTTATGACTAGAGATGCCAAAGGTCGCTATTGAGAtgggaagagaaaaagggaaggagtAGGAACAGCTGCCCTGAGGGGTCACCTTTACGCTGAGATCTGAAGGATGCACAGGAGTTCAGGAGGCCAGAGTCATAGAAAGAACATTTCAGAGCAAAGTCCTGGGACAATAACTAACATAGgcctttaaaaatctgaaaaatagcCTGTCTAGCTGAATAGCAGCAAGCCAGGCTCAAGAGGAGGTTAAAGAGAGAGCATGGAAAAGGCCATCCTGGGTTTAGTGTTAGCCTTTATCCTAAAAGTAATAGGACACTAATAAAATAGGGGTTATACACTCTCTGTAATATGAgcagatttacatttttaaagatcacTGGCGTCAGCACAGAACCCAGACCATAGGCAGACCAGTGGGTATGTGGAGATGTGATTTAATTTCTCACATTTTTAACATCATCATAATTTCCCCCAGACTCTGAAAATATGATTGATTACtcatcaaatgaatgaattaagCATAAAGAATTACCTGAAATTTGAATACTAGTATCATTTATGTAAAGActaattgatttaaaatattttaaatatgttagcAAATACTTGTCATTTCTTATTTGCAAGCATTGTGCTCAGTGTTTTACATATACTCTCATTTACTCTACAAAGCAACCTACATTGAAAATATCACCCTCATTTATAGATAGGAACACTGAGGCTTTGAGGTACTGCAACTTGTTTAAGACTACCACATAAGTATCAGTAAAGAAGGCAGAACCTAGTTTACCAGCACATTTacctatacaatttttttttttttttaaagcaggcaGAACCTGAAGTCTGATCCAAACTCCCTATGCCTCAGCTTTCCCACATACACAATGGGGATAACTAACAATATTTACCTCATAAGAGTTTTCTGAGAATTAAATGTATTAATCCACATTAATtccacatttaaaacaataacTAAAGCATGGTAAGCTCTCAATTTTAAATTATCCTTACTGTTAGCATCATTGTTATCTTAAGACTTGTGCTATATGTAATCCTGGacttgagaaacaaaataaagctgtggagtgatatatatgtatatatatatatatatatatatatatatatatatatgcaaactCTCAAGTCTGATTATATCTGAACTGTATTATTTATGtatatccacttttaatttaGTGATAGGGTGGATTACGTAATTCTCTTAAGTGCCTTGGATGACTATTATAGACTTACTAATGATTTTCCAAACAGCAACCCTGTAAGAATTTGGAGCAgaggttctcaaccctggcttcACATTAGAATGACTTCGGGTGTTAAAAGATTACTATTCCTTAAGTTCCACCACCAGAAGCtatgatttaatttttctggAATAGTGCCCTGGCACTACTATTTTGAAGTGGTTCTGGGTGATGATACTTCAGTGCAGGCATGGTTCCCATGAGCCACCACCTGAGAGTCTTTGAGCTTATCTAGCTCATATTCTTTTAGTTGCAAACATCTGGATGAGATCCAGGACGCAGGGAGGTTTCTTGCTAGGCAATTAAACATGACACCAGCTCCTAAGCACATTTGTTTACTCAGGGAAGAGCATACAATGGGTACATCCTTCTATCCAACCCACATTCCCTTTGATCCTAAATCCCCAGGATGCTCTTTCAAGATCTGGGTAGCCTGCCTGCTTGTAAATCTGGACATGCTATGGCCTTtgctatttttaaagttctagTATTTTGGATAACTGCATTTGCCTAAATGAAAATCTCTGAATTCTTTCAGGCAttggttgaaaagaaaaaatgtactcAATTGCATACGTAGTCAAATGactcaattatttttcttagaaatacAGGGCTGAATcagtatatatacaaaaataaagctttcatatatattataaaattaaaatgagaattatTCCCACGTAACTGAATTTCTATTACTTCCAGTTTTAAGCAGTCTTATCATTTTGATGTGACTCTCACTGAACACATGCCAAGCTACATGACTCAATTTATCAGAAATAAATTTCCTAAATGTGATTAAATGATCATAATTTTCAGAACAGATGGAggatcaataaaatattttacttaacatttgTGTATTGGGATGTGCAGTCTTGTATTTCATTTGCTAAATTTAAACCTAATGCTGTTTTTACTAGCTTTCtttatacctttactgtcctctataaataaaaattacttctATGGAAAATGTATagccaaataaaaataatcaagaacAACTAGGCTGCCAAAATTTCattaatatagttttaaaaaaagagcaactaaaataaaaacaaatgcacaattctctctctctcaagagaGACTGATTGattaactttcatttttcttctttaatcaacTACTTTACCTTGGAACGCTGTCGGTGGATACTGAGGAGGATACCCAACTGGCAAGTTTGTTTCAGGGTGAGAAGCATTCATCTGTGTGTCTGCAATTCAAGGAGAGGTAAATAGATGtctgattaaataaaatacatattagaaAGAAACAATGTATTGTACTCAGATAATTGTCACTTGTGTGGTCTTATGCTATATTGAAATAGGGGAAGTAAaattttcacttaacataagcTATGCCTATTATCAGAGCTAATTTGCGATTAGCAAATTTGTTTCAAACAAATTTTCCTTTAGATAAAATGAGACAGCTAAGTTACTGGGGCTGAATCACCAGTTTTTGAAACATCCCTGATGAATGTTCAGTTCCATGTTTTGttgacaataaaataaagatagctttaaaattacatatagaCTACgaagaaagagataaatgaaattaatGGGATGTGAGGATGGTAGAATTATGGATGATTTTAAAGATATCTATCATCACTGCtgtaagaattattattttaaatatttaaaataatgaatatacttcagtatttataaattttatgctTACTCTGGAACTACACCAATAaagttgaaccatatgaaattccCCAAATATGACTGTTTTTGACCCACAAAAGCCATAATGTTTAATTATAATACACTAGCATATTAAACTTTGTTACTTGCTAAGAAGGCTTGAGTAACCTTAATATATGCACAAATGGTTCAGCCTcctaaatattaatattcatgtccATCTAGTCATTCAGTTACCTACCACAGCCAGCctctaaatatttactgagcatgtCCTGTGTCACCCTTGAATTAGGCTCTGTGGCTACAATGGCTCTGCTTTCATACAGCTTAAGGTGTAGCAGACACTACACTTATGTCCTTATCTGTTTCCTTATGAATTACTAACtgtaaattcaaaatatttttttagaatcATGGAGGCATGGCATCAATATGGAAGAACATATAGGTCAAACTTTCACTGtaacattttttttgtatgtgtctcTATTATGAACTTTCAAAGACCACTCAACTTGCTAATCATGTGGTTTTATCAGGAAGATTGGATTGTTCTCCTCACCCCCTGCCCCGGCCTTTCTCCTTCATAAATGGCTTCATCATGACTTCAGCAGAATGCAGTGCATGGTGATTGTGTAAAATCAGGCAAAAAAAACTGCTTTCCTTCTCgttcaggactagcctggccaacataatgaaaccccatttctactaaaaatgcaaacatttgccaggcatggtggcatatgcgtgtagtcccagcaactcaggaggctgaggcagaagaatcacttaaacccgggaggcggagcttgcagtgagctgagatggtgccactgaactccagcctgggcgacgacagagagagactccgtctcaaataaacaaacaaacaaacaaacaaacacaaaacaacaacaaaaaacacatgaagGCTTTTCCCTGGAAAAACACTGCAACATACCCTGTGATCTCTGAAACTCCCCATCATTCTTTCCCatccattttcttctatttctcagCATTAAGTGACTGACCTAACTCCCTAGTTCTCTAGCTAATAAGGCCCTGCCTGCAGCCCCTACTCCAAACTTAAGTTGGAAACAACAGCATCAGACTCAGAAGAGATTTCAGGAAAATACTCTCCAAGTGTGAAATAAAGATCTATCCTTGACAGGTATGTCACATTGTGATACCTCTTAATA is a genomic window of Macaca mulatta isolate MMU2019108-1 chromosome 2, T2T-MMU8v2.0, whole genome shotgun sequence containing:
- the PLSCR1 gene encoding phospholipid scramblase 1 isoform X2, giving the protein MDKQNTQMNASHPETNLPVGYPPQYPPTAFQGPPGYNGYPGPQVGYPPPPAGHSGPGPAGFPVPNQPMYNQPVYNQPGGAAGIPWMPAPPPPLNCPPGLEYLSQIDQILIHQQIELLEVLTGFETNNKYEIKNSFGQRVYFAAEDTDCCTRNCCGPSRPFTLRIIDNMGREVITLERPLRCNSCCCPCCLQEIEIQAPPGVPVGYVIQTWHPCLPKFTIQNEKREDVLKISGPCVVCSCCGDVDFEIKSLDEQCVVGKISKHWTGILREAFTDADNFGIQFPLDLDVKMKAVMIGACFLIDFMFFESTGSQEQKSGVW
- the PLSCR1 gene encoding phospholipid scramblase 1 isoform X1, whose amino-acid sequence is MTRTVLIMDKQNTQMNASHPETNLPVGYPPQYPPTAFQGPPGYNGYPGPQVGYPPPPAGHSGPGPAGFPVPNQPMYNQPVYNQPGGAAGIPWMPAPPPPLNCPPGLEYLSQIDQILIHQQIELLEVLTGFETNNKYEIKNSFGQRVYFAAEDTDCCTRNCCGPSRPFTLRIIDNMGREVITLERPLRCNSCCCPCCLQEIEIQAPPGVPVGYVIQTWHPCLPKFTIQNEKREDVLKISGPCVVCSCCGDVDFEIKSLDEQCVVGKISKHWTGILREAFTDADNFGIQFPLDLDVKMKAVMIGACFLIDFMFFESTGSQEQKSGVW